In the Hevea brasiliensis isolate MT/VB/25A 57/8 chromosome 8, ASM3005281v1, whole genome shotgun sequence genome, ATTTTGGTAAGAGAGCCTAGACTATTTTGCAAAGCTTTCATTAGCACCATGACAAAGTCAAACAATGTGGAAAATAACATTTGTGAGTGTTTCAGCTCTTATATTATGCAAGCTTGGTCATTGCTTTTGATTGACATGTTAGAAATGAAAAGATCACTATTAATGGAGAGAAAGCACACCAATTTGAAGAATATGATGAGAAATGATGATATTATCAGCCCTAGGATTAGAAAATGTTAGAGTTAGCTAAGATGAAGATAAAGGATTATGTGTTAAAACCTGTAGCGGGTGATACTTTTGAAGTGTGCATTAGAGATGACAGATTTGTAGTTGATTTGGTGGCCAAAACATGTAGTTGCAAGATATGGGACTTAACAAGTATTCCTTACCATCATGCTTGTGCATGTATTAACTACATAAGGCAGGATAATGTGAACTTtgtaggtgcattttattcaaaGGACAACTATATTGTCACATACAAAAAAGCATTGAGAACTTTGAATGGTCATAAAATATGGCCAAAAGTTGAGGGATGGGCAATACTTACTCCACCTTTCAAGAAAATGCCTAGGAGGCCAAAGAAATCAAGGAGGAAGTATATGACAGAAGTAAAAGATAAGAAAAATGGGAACAAATCTTGACTATCAAAGGAAGGTGTAAAAATGAAATGCACCAATTGTAATACCTATGGACATAATAGGAGGTCTGAAGCACCATCTGAAGCACCTAATGGCAATCAACCAAAGGTACACTCATGTATGCTTACATTTACTTAGAGTTAtagttatataatttaaatacatGATAAATATGTATTCTCACATACTTGAATGTTACAGAAGAAAAGAGGGAGGCCTCCACTTTATGGGAGATCTAGAGCAATACCTAGAAGTTTACCTGAAGGACTAAGGAAGAGTAGGATTACTAAGGAAAGTGAATCAAATGACCCTCCAAATCAATCAAATACAATTAAGGGAAAAAGACAGGTATGTGCTTGTCTTATATTGTTATTATATACAATTGTACAAGTATATTTGTATAAGAAAACATGAAACCCATATATGATTGAGGCTAGAGTCTCGTGTTGATAATATGTTATAAAATTAGACAAAACTAAgagaataataaaaaaagaaaggttgagagaaaataaaatttcttattaattttcaAAAGTGTATCCAATATCATATATAGTGCCTCTATAAGATTGATGgttcataattaataaattattgaataaaaTACATTAAACTTATAGagggaaaataaaaagttaaagatGCTAACGAACATCCACGATAAATATGTTTAATGCACAAAGAAATTTGTGCATGATTTATTCCAAAACACGCGGTGCATCATAAGGCACTCATGAAACACGGCCTTGCTGGGTGAAGCACACTCCCGGGCGTGTTGTTGACGATGCGAATTGATTTTCCACATATTAAAATTACTTGCAAccttttttgttttttattttttttattttttttttattttcactcAGCACTTGGTTTCATCACTTTTGCTTTTGTCCTCTATTGCTTTGTTTAGCACCTTAATTCACCGTTAAAACATTAAAAGGTGAATAAACCGAATTGAActcctaaattaaaaaatatatatatatataaccataaAAAAAAAcactataaataatataatttaaaactaaGCAATATTTTAACCttaatttatgtattttattcattaatcaCCTACTCAAATGCCAAGGAAAGGAAAACAGTTATGGATCCAACTTTCCTTGGCATTTGAGTAGGtgattaatgaataaaatacataaattaaGGTCAAAATATTGCttagttttaaattatattatttataatgtttttttttatggttatatatatatatatatatatatatatatatatatatatatatatatatatatatatatatatatatatatatatatatatatatatatacttatttAGATTAACATCtgagaaatttaattattaaatttttttaataaataaaactaaatattttttaaaaaatataagatatttaaatattaattaataaattattttagttataaataaagaaatatatttaataatattatatacaaTTCTTAATAATTTTTCGGATAGCAGAATTCATTGAATTCACTAAAAAAAATAGTAACTAGTCGAATCAATTATAATCGGTTGCTAATCAATTTTGTAACTGATTCAGTCAGTTGTAATAAGTCTGGTTGCAAATAACAATTAACAATCAAATCGGTTGCAAATAACCACCGACAACTAAATCGGTtatcaaattaattaaacttaaaaaaataaattttttggtaAAAAATTATTAGTTACTAGTAGCAACCGATTTGCTAATAGCAACCAAAATCAGTTACTAATtagttgtaaaaattttggtgtctttaattttataattttgtaatCATTTTATAAATCGGTTGCTATTTGCAACTAATTTAACAATCAAAAAGTTCGttgctaatttaaaaaaattattaaaaaaattagatttccaaataagaaataaaaaaatttaaataaataaaatttttaaaaattactaaattaacaaattattaatgaaaagtagtgctaaaaattaatattaaaatattataaaaaaattactaataataactattataaaaaatattaacaaaaaattaaatattaaaacatattaataagataaatgacacacacacatatatatatacttattaTAACAaacaaattactaaaaattaatactacaaataatttactaacaaaaaaatatattgtacaaaaatttttattttatatcaaaaaaaataaattaaataaaaaagatgagaaagaaaaagaagatgaagaaaatagagatgagaaagaaaaagatgatgataaaggaaattgatgagaaagaaaaagatgatgaagaagaaaaaaatatatgagaaaaaaaaagatgaaaaagaaaataaatgaggaaaaaaatgataaaaaaaataggcGAGAAAGataaaatgatgaagaaaatatgttaaaaaagaaaagatgatgtataaaataaataagaatgaaaaaaaaaaggtaaataaaatgggaaaaaagagaagaaagagagaaaaaatgtcacaccctacccctctgtaagatgcaacatgatcccgtagtatacctaatgaattatcaactccgtctactgataacctattaaatacactacaagggattttaaaaatttttcttacttctttcacagtggtgagcactatttacaagtattaaaaacttttgtgaactgaagtgatagaactaacacatttgacttatttggaatttctgtaaaaattttggcagagtgccatctgtattttggataaaacagttcttcaaagaaactcagaaaagcacttcaatatttttccaaatctcaactccaacaaaattcaacacaatatttttctcaactcaatccacaacaattttttcagtattttcaaaggataagataaaagaaatataatacaaattttacaagtcaaaataactcataatttactttacaacttcaatgtacaaattttaatttacaactgctcaaataagttacatacatattattacctgtatacatcagacctatgtacgtgggtatacctataatatacctggagctgatctgaaagtgtcttcaaagaaacttactcactgctctatgctcttcttatctgcgacagcatacaaagctatcgctgagtggtgaactcagtggtgcacaactataatttaaaacatattacaatatacattgacaaaatttacagtaaataatttagaaatatgaatactcatcaaattccaaaactcaaaatattcatttccaataatgtaaatcatttgtataaaatgactttgatcacgacattcaatttatcaaatcatgactaaccatttaaggtagttccaacaaaatcaattatacataacccataattgaaatcacaattctttaccattcaaaagccattctgtatctcaaaaatcattatgtatctcaaaaatcaatctttatctcaaaatcatgttgtatctcaaaaatcacgtTGTAGCTCAAAAACTATGCTGTATtttaaaaatcattctttatctcactaactatgcaagactaatccgaaagggccatcttcgatgtgattctaactccctatggtcggggaggtcgaatcatcgtgcacagtaccatcacaataatgaatcttccgcaagggccataacgataaaataaacttagatctaacctcaaatcagaggaaaatctaagcctgtgcacgtaccatggtaatcaaaacataactaactccattgtcttctcaacaaatgagagagacgggtaataacctagtcaagcatctatagtgagatataaaacaatatcacaatccttttagtaagcataaatcacaatacaattcgattcaaagtcaatttcaatatccaataatttttatgctcatcacaattcaaatcataaatttgcatttttccatgaaaattaccatcacaattcaaaacatgttctattatAATTTTCGAAAACAtaattattcaatccataacaatgcttaatacttgtgggaataccatttcacaaagctaaattcatacatactataacaatttcaataatcattgaatcaaatccaatgcttgttaaacataatacataagaaaaatatgtcatttaatcatatgagatattcaaaataaaatcagttaaaaactagcacaaatacaatttaaaacaataacatacaattaatcatataaaatattattcagagcaaaatcagttgaaaactagttgtgcacaaacacaatttaaatcaataacatacaattaatcatatgaaattttattcagagtaaaatcagttgaaaactagttgtgcacaaacctctgatgactgtctcctggtctggactcagtgtttccttcccttttcctgagtctttactaactgagaaacacaatttaaagtgcttcagtactaaattaaattgtctctatcgataatgcttgataagtagttcactgaaatctattatttgcttaatcacctaatatatcggccctcgatgtgttctaggtaaattaggttttagtgtcactaatatgtcacattcgatagtattttaaggTTGGtaagttttaccaaactcatttccttgtttagtgcattttaatgcaacttgctggattccgggatactagtttgacctagccggacaacctggttccctcagttttcggattttgatcaaaactacaaacttgtagatctatgtcttattgcacgcggggcaaaatttcaggtcaatctgaatgtagatcaagttatggtcattttactatttctggtcaaatggcatcaaattaggtcattttaggtcaaatttggtcaactttggttcggccagtttttggacccgaacttgtgcaagctgtttgacttgcttatggtcatttctgggctttggtgtcttcataagacttgtaggtatgggtcttaactattcatggttaaaatttcaggtcaattggacctgttttgagtgagttatggcctaaacactaactgctgcccaattggtcagttttcaggtttcaattgcacctaatccgaattggtcatttttttatgtcaccttgcaagcagaattttggtatgatttcttaatgaaagttggcacattttgtgcctagttttacctccaattggtctcataccaattgagattacacatttaaagttataggctaaaattcatactgcccttaattaccttacatatacatgtatccattacacatttaattgctatatgtcaacttcccttaccaattcttttttggtacattaccaaaaccacatacctcttcactttaaagtcactttgggcagattacaattatcctcaatacaccaattaaaactcaaatttacaaagtctaagtacaatcacatatacacctaaacattactcattcttacatacactttacacaaccaatctatatacacactcatcaatccttaatgtcacaattctgcccatatcttcatgaacacatacatttatcaaagaaaccctcaaggctgccaaaaagcttcaccatgccaaagtgtccataattcatcaatttccattccaagtgcataatcaccatttacatgtgaaattaactactaggacatcaattcaccctattcaacatgaattctcatcaaacatatgtaaaataaatcatcaaatatacaaatccatggctgcctaaaattaatatattaagaactcctcaaacttgaaaattttcttcacaattcaaacacccataacaagtatacaaactttaacaaagcaaagttcaaaaactcaaacttaccactttggaaattcttcaaaacctcaccaaaactcttctttcttgcttgCTATATGTTGCCCAATGTGTGTAGACAAGAATTATTGAAGGAATTTATGTggaatcaaggcttgatcatgtgGAGAAAGAGCTTGAAAAGtggtcggccatggaggtttctttaGAAATGAATTCAGCAATGAGgaagaatgaggaagatgaagttgaatTTGTCCATATTGGGTTTATATATGTCCACctatgtccacttagtgctccactaatgttgattaaaaattaaattaatccaagGTTCCTTTAATTACAATTATGCCCTCATTCTTTCACTTTTTATATAatataccacaatttaatttttcatgatatttttccaagtgtaatattatttatttttaatggaaatttaggtcaaaagacaatttgggatgtcaaatgaccataatgcccctg is a window encoding:
- the LOC110672327 gene encoding uncharacterized protein LOC110672327, producing MKIKDYVLKPVAGDTFEVCIRDDRFVVDLVAKTCSCKIWDLTSIPYHHACACINYIRQDNVNFVGAFYSKDNYIVTYKKALRTLNGHKIWPKVEGWAILTPPFKKMPRRPKKSRRKYMTEVKDKKNGNKS